From a region of the Methanotorris formicicus Mc-S-70 genome:
- a CDS encoding F420-dependent methylenetetrahydromethanopterin dehydrogenase, whose product AKAMAAFTIAEKVGDVDVKGCFMVKEMERYVPIVASAHEMVRYAAKLVDEARELEKAMDAVSRKPHHPEGNVLGKKKLMEKPE is encoded by the coding sequence GGCAAAGGCAATGGCAGCATTTACAATCGCTGAGAAGGTTGGAGATGTGGATGTTAAAGGCTGTTTCATGGTAAAAGAGATGGAAAGATACGTCCCAATTGTTGCATCTGCTCATGAAATGGTTAGATACGCTGCTAAATTAGTAGATGAAGCAAGAGAATTAGAAAAAGCAATGGATGCAGTTAGTAGAAAACCACACCATCCAGAAGGTAATGTATTAGGTAAGAAGAAGTTGATGGAAAAACCAGAATAA